A part of Nostoc sp. KVJ3 genomic DNA contains:
- a CDS encoding tetratricopeptide repeat protein: MGESGCALDNLGRYDEAIASYDQAIEFQTLMLGITEVLY; the protein is encoded by the coding sequence CTGGGAGAATCGGGGTGTGCTTTGGATAATTTGGGGCGCTATGATGAAGCAATAGCTTCTTACGATCAAGCGATTGAATTTCAAACTCTAATGCTTGGTATAACCGAGGTATTGTATTGA
- a CDS encoding tetratricopeptide repeat protein, producing MSNSNAWYNRGIVLMTLERFEEAIASNERAIEFQHDFPQAWCNLGIALMDLERFEEALTSFDRSLEFQRDLPQAWYNRANTLLTLKRFEEAIASYDKCNEICPDDSATFYGKACCYAQLLNIKQAIFNLQQAINMSPNQYQDMAKNDSDFDNIRSDEQFQALITPGSLIL from the coding sequence ATTTCAAACTCTAATGCTTGGTATAACCGAGGTATTGTATTGATGACATTGGAACGCTTTGAAGAGGCGATCGCTTCCAACGAGCGTGCAATTGAATTCCAGCATGATTTTCCCCAAGCTTGGTGTAACCTGGGTATTGCTTTAATGGATTTGGAGCGATTTGAAGAAGCGCTGACTAGCTTCGACCGCTCCCTTGAATTTCAAAGAGATTTACCCCAAGCTTGGTATAACCGAGCCAATACACTGTTAACTCTCAAACGCTTTGAAGAGGCGATCGCCAGCTATGATAAATGTAACGAAATCTGTCCAGACGACTCCGCGACTTTTTATGGTAAGGCTTGCTGTTATGCCCAATTGCTTAATATAAAGCAAGCAATCTTTAACCTACAACAAGCTATCAATATGAGTCCTAACCAATACCAAGATATGGCGAAAAATGACTCAGATTTTGATAATATTCGTTCAGATGAACAATTTCAGGCGTTAATCACTCCTGGTTCGCTCATTTTATAG
- a CDS encoding two-component system response regulator produces MKWLFEGFFNLLPAHHFEMYIYNGRDALKFVKSHRVSIILIDFPVLGAWEFFEYVQAHPTLRFVPLVVMSGAKKHFIDEFPKPFEYFENCKKPFRPVELKQAVRSAINKAKIALSARKKPHPW; encoded by the coding sequence ATGAAATGGTTGTTTGAGGGCTTTTTTAATTTACTGCCTGCACACCACTTTGAGATGTACATTTATAATGGACGTGATGCTTTAAAATTCGTCAAATCTCACAGAGTTAGCATCATCTTGATTGATTTTCCAGTTCTGGGTGCTTGGGAGTTTTTTGAGTACGTTCAAGCTCATCCGACATTAAGATTTGTTCCCCTTGTAGTTATGTCGGGGGCAAAAAAACATTTTATCGATGAATTTCCAAAGCCTTTTGAATATTTTGAAAATTGTAAAAAACCATTTAGACCAGTAGAACTTAAACAGGCAGTCCGTTCCGCGATTAACAAAGCAAAAATTGCACTATCTGCAAGAAAAAAGCCACATCCTTGGTGA